One Rattus norvegicus strain BN/NHsdMcwi chromosome 18, GRCr8, whole genome shotgun sequence DNA segment encodes these proteins:
- the Fam13b gene encoding protein FAM13B isoform X9, whose translation MHLQRDGEEPFPAFKSWQEDSESGEAQLSPQAARMTHHPLGEDCPPVLSHRSLDFGQSQRFLHDPEALDFSSKALSFTRIRRSSFSSKDEKREDRTPYQLVKKLQKKIRQFEEQFERERNSKPSYSDIAANPKVLKWMTELTKLRKQIKDAKHKNSDGEFVPQTRPRSNTLPKSFGSSLGHEDSESDGEPRAIQKEKTPSKEATLELITKRLKENRAERHLPEDVKKMTKDHLIEEKTSLQKSLLYYESQHGRPVTREERHIVKPLYDRYRLVKQMLTRASITPVLGSPSTKRRGQMLQPIIEGETAHFFEEIKEEEEDGVSLSSELGDILSTAVHTQSSLENSESDAEEKLARDLCLSSTRAASMPELLEQLWKARAEKKKLRKTLREFEEAFYQQNGRNAQKEDRVPVLEEYKEYKRIKAKLRLLEVLISKQDSSKSI comes from the exons ATGCATCtgcagagagatggggagg AGCCATTTCCTGCATTTAAGTCTTGGCAGGAAGACTCTGAGTCTGGAGAAGCTCAGCTGTCTCCACAGGCTGCAAGGATGACTCACCACCCTCTGGGAGAGGACTGCCCTCCAGTATTATCTCATCGTAGTTTAGATTTTGGGCAAAGCCAGCGTTTCCTACATGATCCAGAAGCATTGGATTTCTCCTCAAAGGCACTTTCCTTTACTAG AATTCGAAGGTCATCCTTCAGTtcaaaagatgaaaaaagagaagacagaacACCTTATCAGTTGGTCAAGAAGCTTCAGAAAAAAATCAGACAATTTGAGGAGCAAtttgaaagggaaagaaataGCAAG CCCTCCTACAGTGACATTGCAGCCAATCCGAAGGTATTAAAATGGATGACAGAGCTTACAAAGTTACGGAAGCAAATTAAAG atgcaaaacacaaaaactctGATGGAGAGTTTGTGCCTCAGACACGTCCTCGGAGTAACACTCTGCCAAAAAGTTTTGGCTCTTCTCTAGGCCATGAAGACAGCGAGAGTGACGGTGAGCCCAGAGCCATTCAGAAAGAGAAGACGCCGTCTAAGGAAGCGACTCTTGAGCTGATCACAAAACGATTGAAGGAAAACCGTGCTGAGCGGCACCTTCCTGAGGACGTCAAG AAAATGACAAAAGATCATTTGATAGAAGAGAAAACGTCTCTGCAGAAAAGTCTGCTTTACTATGAAAGTCAACATGGAAGGCCG GTGACCAGGGAAGAAAGGCACATTGTTAAGCCTCTCTATGATAGATACAGGCTGGTAAAACAGATGCTGACACGAGCTAGCATTACTCCTGTCCTT GGGTCTCCCTCCACGAAGCGCCGGGGTCAGATGTTACAGCCAATCATAGAAGGAGAAACGGCACACTTTTTTGAAGAAATCAAG gaagaagaagaagacggtGTCAGCCTCTCCTCTGAGTTAGGTGACATCTTGAGCACAGCCGTGCACACACAGTCATCCCTGGAAAACTCAGAATCTGATGCTGAAGAAAAACTGGCTCGGGACCTCTGCTTGTCAAGTACTCGTGCGGcctctat GCCTGAATTACTGGAACAACTTTGGAAAGCCAGAGCTGAGAAAAAGAAACTACGTAAGACCTTACGGGAGTTTGAAGAAGCGTTTTATCAACAAAATGGCAG GAATGCCCAGAAGGAGGATCGTGTTCCAGTCCTTGAGGAATATAAGGAATACAAAAGAATTAAAGCCAAGCTTAgacttcttgaagttcttatcagcAAACAAGACTCTTCAAAATCCATATAA